TCCACCCATGCCAGCCTCACCCCCAACCCCTCTCCGATTGGAGAGGGGAGTGGGTACCTATATATACTTTCTATATATACTACCTATATGTTTATGCCGTAGTTCTGCTTCACTTCGCTCATCACGAAGGTGCTTTCAATGGAACTAAGGTCTTCTATCTCGCCCAGTTTGTTGAGCACAAATTCCTGGTAATGTTTCATGTCGCGTGCCCTTACCTTTAATAGGTAGTCGTAGGCACCGGAGGTGTTGTAACACTCAGTTACCTCGGGAATGCGCATGATGCGGTGAACAAACGAGTCGGCAATCTTGTGGTTGATCTGCTTCAGTTTCACTTTGCAGAACACCTGTAGGCCAAGGTTCAGCTTTTCGGCATCCAGAACGGCTACATACTTCTTGATATAGCCTTTCTTTTCGAGTCGTTTCTGACGTTCAAATACAGGAGTTGGGGTCAGATGAACGGCATCTGCCAACTCTTTTGTGGTCAATTTAGCGTTTTTTTGCAGTGTTCTGAGAATCTGCAGGTCTGTTTCGTCGAGTGTTTCAGCCATTTTGAAGAATGATTTTCTGTTAGAGGGTATAAAAAATGCTCTGAAAAGAGAATTGTTCTTTGATGAGTGCAAAGTTAGTGATATTTTCTGAATACAACAAGAAATTTGGTAGATAATTCTAAAGTCCTTAACTTTGCACCGTCAAAAGTTCCTTAAGCATAGGAACGACAGAGGTCTGAACAGGCGCAGGCCTTTAGAAATTG
The sequence above is a segment of the Prevotella sp. E9-3 genome. Coding sequences within it:
- a CDS encoding Lrp/AsnC family transcriptional regulator, with amino-acid sequence MAETLDETDLQILRTLQKNAKLTTKELADAVHLTPTPVFERQKRLEKKGYIKKYVAVLDAEKLNLGLQVFCKVKLKQINHKIADSFVHRIMRIPEVTECYNTSGAYDYLLKVRARDMKHYQEFVLNKLGEIEDLSSIESTFVMSEVKQNYGINI